ATACATTCAGCTAGACGGGTGTTCTGTTACTGGTAAGTAGAGGGTCTCATCTCGGGCCTATGCACCGTGTATGGAAAGTGCTGTGCTGGTCCGATTGTCGTTGCGTTGTGTTGACTGCGTTCTCTGTGAGGCCGCCGTGGGCTGGGCGGCGAGGGGGGATTTACATGAAAAGGCTTCTTAAGGCAGTGCTGATCCTGGTCGCTGCCGTGATGCTGGCTTTCGCGGGATTTGTGGCAGTGGTGTCTATCACCGACTATCGGCCCGCGCCCGTTGAGGATGTGGACGTGGACAACCAACGCTCTGGGGTGCTCGATGCAGATCGCGAATTTGCGATCACCACCTTCAACATCGGTTACTGTGGTCTGGACAAGGAAACCGACTTCTTCATGGATGGCGGGACGATGTCGAGGGCCATCAGCAAAGAGCACGTCCTTGCGAGTTTGGACGGGGTGCTGAGGTTCCTGCAGGGGGCGAACTCCGATTTCTTCTTCATACAGGAGATAGACAGAAGGAGCACGCGGAGCTACAACGTGGATGAGTATGATGCAGTCACGAAGAGCGTGCCGGAGTACGCTGCATCCTTCGCTGCCAATTACAAGGTGGGGTGGGTGCCTGTGCCCGTGATGCGGCCCCATGGGCGGGTCCTGGGCGGGCTGGCGACTCTATCGAGGTTCGAGGCAGCGAGGTCACGCAGGTTTTCGCTGCCCGGCGTCTACTCCTGGCCCACACAGCTCTTCATGCTGGATAGATGCCTCTTGGAGAGCAGGATTCCGCTGACCAGCGGGCGCGAACTGGTTCTTGCCCATCTTCACCTCGAAGCTTACGATAAAGGCGGTACAATACGCGACCAGCAGCTCGGCTTCGTGAAGGATTACGCCGAAGCTGAGCTTGAGAAGGGCAACTACGTGGTCATCGGCGGCGATTGGAACCACATGCTTTCTGAGAATGCAGAAGAGAAGCGGGCTGCCGCGGGCGATTCGTGGCCAAGCTGGCTGCAGACACTTCCGGATGACTTCACGCCCGATGGGTATGCCTGGGCGTATGACGAGTCGACGCCAAGCAACAGAGGCGTCGACGCCCCCTATGACCCCGGGAGATCATTCCTTGTGACGATAGATGGATTCCTTGTTTCAAACAACATTGAGATCGTGAGCGTGCATGGGCACGACCTCGGGTTCGAGTACAGCGACCACAACCCGGTCACTGCTGTTCTCAAGCTGAAGGAGCGAAGCCATTGAGGGGGGCCTGCCAGGCGCATGCTTATGAGCAGACTTGGATTATCCACTGCGTTCAGACTCTCGGTTTCCAGTTCTGAAGCCAGGTGATAGCTGGTTTAAGAGGCCGGGCTGAGCATGGATTTCCTTGACTTAGGTGTATGGCGTGCATATAATGAACGCAAGTCAACTGGGACGGCCAGACTTGTGATCATGGCAGGAGGGAGAACACTATATGCTGAAGAGGACGATTCTGACTATTGCGGCATGTCTTCTGATCGTAACCGCGTCAGTCTCGGTCATTGGGGCGACCCCGGTGAACGGCGGGACCCTGAAGATTGCTGCCACATCTATGCAGCAGCTCGATCCGTACAAGACCGCCGCCAATGATGAGACCAACCTGTGTGGGCTCGTATTCGACCCCCTGGTAATCATCAGCAAGGACAACTTCATGCCCATACCGCATCTTGCAGAGAAGTGGGAGACGCCGGATGATCTCACATGGATCTTCCGAATCCACAAGGGTGTGTATTTCCAGGAGGGCAACGACATCTTCAAGAAGGGCGCAAAGCGCGAAGTCACTGCAGATGATGTTGTCTACTCCATCAACCGGTTCCTCAAAGTGAGCACCAAGTTCACCCTCGGCGATATCAAGAGCGTAAAGGCACTGGATCGCTACACTGTGGAGATCAAGACTCCGACGCCGTCTCCATTCCTGGTGGCCGACTCCAATCGGCTGGCGAGCGTAGGAATTGTCCCACATGAGGCCATCGAGAAGCTGGGCGAGGATGGCTTTGCCAAGCGCCCCATAGGCTCTGGCCCCTTCCAGCTCAAGAGCTTCTCTCCTGACCAAGGCGCGGTGCTTGAGCGCAACCCCAACTACTGGTTGCCCGTGCACATCGATAAGGTGGAATTCGTAGTCATCCCAGACCCGACGGTCCAGATAATGGCGCTGACTGCGGGCGAGGTTGACGTGGTTCCGTATCTGTTCAACATCGACGCTATGGCGACTGTCGCCAAGAACCCCAAGCTTGAGACTATGGGACGCGGCGGCTCATACAGGGGCCTCGGCTTCAACGTGACGAAGCCTCCCTTCAACGAGCTGGCAGTGCGCGACGCCATATCAAAGGCAATGGATATCGACGCGGCCTTCAAGGCGGTTGTGGCGCCTCACGGCGAGCGAGCCTACGGACAGTGCGCGCCTTGGCTGCCGCATGGCTATGACCCGACCCTCAAGAGCCTTTGGAAGTACGACCCCAAGGAGGCCCTCGCCATTCTGCAGAAGGCAGGATTCCGCGATACCAACGGCGATGGAATTCTCGATCGCAATGGCCAGCCTCTCAAGGTGGAGATACGAACCATACCCGGATCCCAGGTGCGCGTACTGACGATCCTCGCTACCCAGCTCAAGCAGATAGGAATCGATGCATCAGTAATGCAGCAGGATTCCGCGGTGTGGGTGTCTGATATCGTTGACGGCAACGCCGGAGTCTTCTTCGACTTCAGCTTCGCCGGAACCACTGGTCTGCACTCGCTCTTCCACAGCAGTTCGATCGGCAGGACAAACGGCCACTTCTACTCCAATGCGACCGTGGACTCACTGCTGGATCGAGCTCTTGCCACTACCGATATCAACAAGATCACGAGCCTGTGGAAGCAGGCGCAGCGGCAGATCATGATGGACCGAGCCTCGATACCGCTGTACTTTGAGTGGGGTTACTCGATTGTAAACAAGAAGGTAAACGACTTCGTGCCGCCGTGGGGTGGTCTGCACCTAGTGAGCATGGAAAACAACGTGTGGATCTCAAAGTAACTAGTACGCTCGGCATGTTGTTCCGAGTGTGAAGTCGAACCCAGGGAGCTTTGGCGGGGAGGGCGGGCTTTCCAGGCGGCGAGGCTTGGAATGCGGACCCCTCCCCTCTGAAGTTAAGAGGGGAAGAACGCAATTGGCGAGATTCATTGTCCGTCGCCTGCTGGCGACGATACCAGTTGTCATCGGCATCACCTTCATAGTGTTCGCCATGGTGAGTTTCGCCCCGGGGGACGCTCTCAAGCTGATGCTCGGTTCAGAGACGGTGAATGTGGAGAATGTGGAGCGCCTGCGAAAAGAGCTTGGCCTGGATAGACCGTGGTACGAGCAATACCTGAGCTACATGCGCGGCCTGCTCCATGGGGATATGGGAAGGTCGATCGTGTACCACCGCCCCGCTGCCGACCAGATACGGGAGAGGTTTGGGAACACTGCAATCCTCGCCGTAAGCTCAACGCTCTTCGCGCTGGCGGTGTCGATTCCTCTGGGGGTGCTCGCTGCGGCCAATCGGCGCAGCTGGGTGGATTACACGGCCACCACCCTTGCCATGCTGGGAGTGTCGCTTCCAGGTTTCTATCTCGGCATTCTAATGATCATCCTGTTTGGAGTGAAACTCGGATGGCTTCCGATCAGGGGCATCGGCGCAACTGGGGCAGGCGTGTGGGCGTATGTCAGGCACCTCATCATGCCGTCCATAACTCTCGGCAGCGGCATGGCTGCCATCCTTACTCGCCTCACAAGATCGTCGGTGCTGGAGGCCTTGTCCCAGGATTTCGTGCGCACTGCTAGAGCCAAGGGAGTGCATGAGCAGATCGTTCTCTACAAGCATGCACTCCGCAATGCGTTGCTGCCAGTGGCTACCACCTTCGGCATGCAGTTTGGCGCCCTGCTTGGCGGCGCAGTGATAACTGAAACCATTTTCTCATGGCCAGGTATAGGCATGCTCGCAGTGAATGCGGTAAAGCAGCGTGACATCCCCCTGATCCAAGGGACCACGCTCGTTTTCGCCCTCTGCTTCGTGCTCGTGACGCTTGCAGTTGACATACTATACGTCTTCATCGATCCGAGGATCAGATATGAGTAAGGATACGGGTGTAATGCAGGAAACAAAGAGAACGATCAGATCTGAGTTCGCGCACGTTGTACGCGTGTTTCTAAGGCACAGGCTCGGAGTCATCGGCGTGGTCATGCTGTTGGCGTTCATCGCGTCTGCAGTGTTTGCGCCGGTGGTCGCGCCTAGGGATCCGTTCGAGATGGATCTCGCCTATCCGTTCATGCCGCCTGGGTCGCCAGGGCATATTCTGGGCACCGACAACTTCGGGCGAGACATCTTCTCCAGGCTCGTATACGGCTCGAGAATCTCCCTGCTCATCGGCGTCGTGGTGGTCTCGATAGCGAGCGTCCTCGGTTCGTGCCTTGGCCTTTTCGCAGGCTACTACGGTGGATGGATCGACGGCGCCGTGATGCGGCTTGTGGAGGTTTTCTACTCGTTTCCATTTCTCATCTTGGTGATCGCGGTGATGGCTCTTCTTGGCCCAAGCATCTTCAATGTGATGTGGGTCTTGGGCGTTGTGAGCTGGCCGTTGTATGCCAGGCTGGTCAGGGCTCAGGTGATGTCGCTGAAGTCGGAGGACTTCATCAAGTCCGCAAGGGCTTTGGGCTGCAGTGACGCCCGCATCATGTTCAGGCACATACTGCCGAACGTACTCACTCCTGTGATAGTATCCGCAACACTCGGCATTCCCGGCGCCATTCTGTCATCTGCATCCCTAGGATTCCTCGGATTCGGAGTTCAGCCGCCAACCCCTGAATGGGGCGCCATGGTGAGCGAGGCTAAGGACTTCATGCTTCTCAACTCCAACATGATCATATGGCCTGGGATGTGCATCTTCCTCGTGGTCTTGAGCTTCAACTTCGTCGGCGACGCCCTGCGTGACGCGCTTGATCCGCGCCTCGCTAAGCAGCTGAACTGAGCGCGGCCAGCGTGGACGCGGGGTGCGCTCGAACAGAATGAACGGGAGGTCTGCAAATGAAGAACGCAGCCATTTCCATAGAAGATCGGCTCGCGAAGGTGCCGGAGTACACTCGGTTTGTTACAGTCGACCAGCTCTACGCCCGCGCCCACGAGGCAGCGGCGGCACATCCGGAGTTCGCCAAACTCACCATCGTCGGGAAGTCCACTGCCGGCAGCGAGATACCCATGATCTCTATCGGAGGCGGGCCCGCCAGTGTACTCGTTTTCGCCTGCCCTCATCCAAACGAGCCCATCGGAGCGATGATGACCTACTTCCTCATGGATGAGCTTGTCACAGACGAGCAATTACGCGCAGGGCGCACCTGGCACATCCTTCCCTGTGTCGATCCTGATGGCACTCGTCTCAACGAGGGTTGGTTCGCCGGGCCGTTCAGCATCAGAAACTACGCTCGTGGCTTCTACAGGCCGCGCCCGCAGGATCAGGTAGAATGGACTTTCCCCATCGAGTACAAGACGCTCAAATGGGACAATCCCAAACCCGAGACTCAGGCTCTCATGAAGGCCATAGAGCAGACACGTCCAGACGTCATGTATTCCCTGCACAATGCGGGATTCGGCGGGGCGTACTACTACATGACGGACGGACTAGGCACGGAACACTACGCTGAGCTCCACAGGATTCCAGTGGAGCGCGGCATCGCGCTTTCTCTGGGCGAGCCGGAGATGCCGTGGTCGATTCAGCTGTACCCTGGAGTTTTCAAGGAGACTTCGGTGACTGACTCATACGACTACTACAGCAAGTTCGCCCCCGGAGACCCGGCCCAGTACATTGTGGGCGGAGCGGGCAGTTCGGAGTGGGCGAAGAACGTGGCCCACCCGTTCTCTCTGGTCACTGAAGTCCCATACTTCATGTCGGCGAAGATCGGCGACCAGACTCCCACCGCTCGCACTCGTCGCGATGTGATTCTGGAGGGGATCAGCAAGTCAAGGCACGTTTACGATGTGCTCTCGAAGGCCCTTGAGGCAACGAAGGATCTGATCTGCACGGGTTCCGGCCCACTCCTCCGCGGCGCGGTGGCCACGTTCGTCGAGGCGGGCAGGAAATCGCTTCCGAGCCAGGAGCGATGGGCCAGGGAGACCCCTGGAATGGAGCAGCTGGCGACCGTGGCCCAGGCTGCAGACTCCCTGTATGTTGAAGTGTTCTACAGAATGCTCGTCGCGAGCATGCTCGCCCGTGCCGTAGAAGGCGAGCTGAAGACGGCTGGCGCCGAGGGACAAGAACCGGGCGCGAAGTGCTGCGGATCCTGCTGCGGTCAGTCCAGACAGGCGACACTCCGGCGTGTTCTGGATGAGCTGCGGATGGAGATCGACGGCTGGGCCTCGGAGATCGAAGAGAACCTCGCATACGAAGTCGTTCCCATAAGGAATCTGGTTCAGGTTCAGTATGGAGCGCTTCTTGTAGTTCTCGAGGCCAGGGGACTGTGAGGAGGAGCTGGAATTGCCGGAACTACGTGAACCGTTGCTGTCGGTGAAAGACCTGGTCACGCGGTTTGTGACTGAGGACGGCGAAGTGACGGCTGTCGATGGCGTGAGCTTCGACGTGATGCCAGGCGAGACCTTAGGCATAGTGGGGGAGAGCGGATCGGGCAAGAGCGTCACGTCCCTTTCTATCATGCGCCTCATCCCGACCCCGCCAGGGAATATCGCGCGCGGTGAGGTCATGTTTGGAGGGCGCGATCTGTTATCCCTTTCTAATAATGAGATGCGGGCGATCAGGGGCAACGATATCTCCATGGTATTCCAGGAGCCGATGACCAGCCTCAATCCAGTCTTCACAATCGGCGATCAGATCATGGAGGCCATCCTGCTTCACCAGGCGGTGAACCAGCGGACTGCACGCGAGCGAGCGATAGAGATGCTGCGCAAGGTGGGAATTCCCTCGCCTGAGCGCCGCGTGGACCAGTATCCGCACCAGATGAGCGGTGGGATGAGGCAGAGGGTGATGATCGCCATGGCGATTGCCTGCAACCCCAGGCTCCTAATCGCCGACGAACCCACCACTGCCCTCGACGTGACGATCCAGGCGCAGATACTGGACCTGATACGCCAATTGAAGGCCGATTCCGGGGCATCTGTGATGCTCATCACCCACGATCTCGGAGTGATCGCAGAGACAGCCGACAGAGTGGCCGTGATGTATGCGGCGCAGATCGTTGAGTCGGGCGACGTTGAGACCATCTTCGAAAACCCGGCGCATCCCTACACCAGAGGGCTCCTACAGTCGGTTCCCGTACTGACTGAGGACACGGATCGCCTGCACTCTATTGAAGGCGTCGTGCCGAGTCCGTTTGACATGCCTCATGGGTGCAGGTTCGCCCCACGCTGCCCGAACGCTGACGCCGGGTGCAGGAGCGAGGCGCCCCAGCTGAAGGCGATTGCCCCTGGGCACGAGGTCAGGTGCATCAAGGCCAGAGGGGAGGCGGCAGTGAGGTGAGCACAGGCTCTGCTGAACAGCTGCTGCGCGTTGAGAACCTGGTGAAGCATTACCCAATCACCCAGGGCATCATTCGACAAAAGCAGATCGGCGCAGTTCATGCCGTCGACGGGATATCGTTTGTCGTCCTGAACGGGGAGACCCTGGGGCTGGTTGGGGAGAGCGGATGCGGAAAATCCACGACCGGTCGCTTGCTGATGCGCCTCGAACCGCCCACAGAGGGAACTATCGATTTCGGCGGGCGCAATTGGCTGGCCATGGGCAAGAGTGACCTTCGGCGCGCGCGCAAGGACATGCAGATAGTGTTCCAGGATCCGTTCTCCTCGCTCAACCCGAGGATGACCGTGGGAGAGATCATTGGGGAGCCCATGTTCATACACGGTGTCGCAAAAGGCGCCGAACTGGAGCGAAGGACAGCGAAGTTGCTGGAAGTGGTGGGGCTCGACCGTTCGCATGCGCGCCGGTATCCCCACGAGTTCTCCGGAGGACAGCGCCAGCGCATAGGCGTTGCGCGGGCTCTTGCTCTGAACCCGAAACTCATTATTCTCGACGAGCCAGTGTCAGCTCTCGATGTGTCGGTCCAGGCGCAGGTCATCAACTAGCTGCGGGATCTGCAGCAGGAGTTCGGGCTGACTTACATCTTCATCGCTCATGATCTTGCAGTAGTGCGCCACATCAGCGACCGGGTGGCAGTGATGTATCTCGGCAAGATCGTAGAGATTGCGAAGAAACGAGAGCTATACTCAAACCCCGTCCACCCGTATACCGAGGCT
The Clostridia bacterium genome window above contains:
- a CDS encoding endonuclease/exonuclease/phosphatase family protein, which translates into the protein MKRLLKAVLILVAAVMLAFAGFVAVVSITDYRPAPVEDVDVDNQRSGVLDADREFAITTFNIGYCGLDKETDFFMDGGTMSRAISKEHVLASLDGVLRFLQGANSDFFFIQEIDRRSTRSYNVDEYDAVTKSVPEYAASFAANYKVGWVPVPVMRPHGRVLGGLATLSRFEAARSRRFSLPGVYSWPTQLFMLDRCLLESRIPLTSGRELVLAHLHLEAYDKGGTIRDQQLGFVKDYAEAELEKGNYVVIGGDWNHMLSENAEEKRAAAGDSWPSWLQTLPDDFTPDGYAWAYDESTPSNRGVDAPYDPGRSFLVTIDGFLVSNNIEIVSVHGHDLGFEYSDHNPVTAVLKLKERSH
- a CDS encoding ABC transporter substrate-binding protein, producing MLKRTILTIAACLLIVTASVSVIGATPVNGGTLKIAATSMQQLDPYKTAANDETNLCGLVFDPLVIISKDNFMPIPHLAEKWETPDDLTWIFRIHKGVYFQEGNDIFKKGAKREVTADDVVYSINRFLKVSTKFTLGDIKSVKALDRYTVEIKTPTPSPFLVADSNRLASVGIVPHEAIEKLGEDGFAKRPIGSGPFQLKSFSPDQGAVLERNPNYWLPVHIDKVEFVVIPDPTVQIMALTAGEVDVVPYLFNIDAMATVAKNPKLETMGRGGSYRGLGFNVTKPPFNELAVRDAISKAMDIDAAFKAVVAPHGERAYGQCAPWLPHGYDPTLKSLWKYDPKEALAILQKAGFRDTNGDGILDRNGQPLKVEIRTIPGSQVRVLTILATQLKQIGIDASVMQQDSAVWVSDIVDGNAGVFFDFSFAGTTGLHSLFHSSSIGRTNGHFYSNATVDSLLDRALATTDINKITSLWKQAQRQIMMDRASIPLYFEWGYSIVNKKVNDFVPPWGGLHLVSMENNVWISK
- a CDS encoding ABC transporter permease, giving the protein MARFIVRRLLATIPVVIGITFIVFAMVSFAPGDALKLMLGSETVNVENVERLRKELGLDRPWYEQYLSYMRGLLHGDMGRSIVYHRPAADQIRERFGNTAILAVSSTLFALAVSIPLGVLAAANRRSWVDYTATTLAMLGVSLPGFYLGILMIILFGVKLGWLPIRGIGATGAGVWAYVRHLIMPSITLGSGMAAILTRLTRSSVLEALSQDFVRTARAKGVHEQIVLYKHALRNALLPVATTFGMQFGALLGGAVITETIFSWPGIGMLAVNAVKQRDIPLIQGTTLVFALCFVLVTLAVDILYVFIDPRIRYE
- a CDS encoding ABC transporter permease, whose translation is MSKDTGVMQETKRTIRSEFAHVVRVFLRHRLGVIGVVMLLAFIASAVFAPVVAPRDPFEMDLAYPFMPPGSPGHILGTDNFGRDIFSRLVYGSRISLLIGVVVVSIASVLGSCLGLFAGYYGGWIDGAVMRLVEVFYSFPFLILVIAVMALLGPSIFNVMWVLGVVSWPLYARLVRAQVMSLKSEDFIKSARALGCSDARIMFRHILPNVLTPVIVSATLGIPGAILSSASLGFLGFGVQPPTPEWGAMVSEAKDFMLLNSNMIIWPGMCIFLVVLSFNFVGDALRDALDPRLAKQLN
- a CDS encoding M14 family zinc carboxypeptidase; amino-acid sequence: MKNAAISIEDRLAKVPEYTRFVTVDQLYARAHEAAAAHPEFAKLTIVGKSTAGSEIPMISIGGGPASVLVFACPHPNEPIGAMMTYFLMDELVTDEQLRAGRTWHILPCVDPDGTRLNEGWFAGPFSIRNYARGFYRPRPQDQVEWTFPIEYKTLKWDNPKPETQALMKAIEQTRPDVMYSLHNAGFGGAYYYMTDGLGTEHYAELHRIPVERGIALSLGEPEMPWSIQLYPGVFKETSVTDSYDYYSKFAPGDPAQYIVGGAGSSEWAKNVAHPFSLVTEVPYFMSAKIGDQTPTARTRRDVILEGISKSRHVYDVLSKALEATKDLICTGSGPLLRGAVATFVEAGRKSLPSQERWARETPGMEQLATVAQAADSLYVEVFYRMLVASMLARAVEGELKTAGAEGQEPGAKCCGSCCGQSRQATLRRVLDELRMEIDGWASEIEENLAYEVVPIRNLVQVQYGALLVVLEARGL
- a CDS encoding ABC transporter ATP-binding protein — encoded protein: MPELREPLLSVKDLVTRFVTEDGEVTAVDGVSFDVMPGETLGIVGESGSGKSVTSLSIMRLIPTPPGNIARGEVMFGGRDLLSLSNNEMRAIRGNDISMVFQEPMTSLNPVFTIGDQIMEAILLHQAVNQRTARERAIEMLRKVGIPSPERRVDQYPHQMSGGMRQRVMIAMAIACNPRLLIADEPTTALDVTIQAQILDLIRQLKADSGASVMLITHDLGVIAETADRVAVMYAAQIVESGDVETIFENPAHPYTRGLLQSVPVLTEDTDRLHSIEGVVPSPFDMPHGCRFAPRCPNADAGCRSEAPQLKAIAPGHEVRCIKARGEAAVR